GGATAACGCCCCGGCACGCAGCCGAGCTCCGGGAAGCATCctcagggacagccctggcccCCAAAGCATCGTGCTCAGGGATTCCAACATCCTCTCCCTGCTTGCtgcctcatttttatttttttttttccaatttctcctgttttctttatttacttcctcctttctctgtcccagcagagcaTTTTTCCGCTGCTGTCCCGGAGGTTTTTTTCATCCTCAGTGCAAAACTGGTTTTGTGGCTCCACaggaaaatgtcattaaatCATTCCTGGGGGGGCGGAAGGAATAACAGCTTCTGATCAGTGAgatcaaaagaaataaattaatgtgattgaaaacataaaaattaatatctgtGTATATCACATTTTCCCAGGTCTTCTAACTACAGGCAGCAGGGGAAACTGGCTGAAAACACAGGTGGTCAAAAGCCCAATTTGAGATGCCCTCATGCTGGAGCCCAAATTCAGTTTGGCCGGTGATTCCACGGGAAACAGCCCACAAAAGGTAAAGGGCTCCCAGGTGATCAtcaaattgctttttaattaaagatttcTCTATTTTTCCCCTTGCCTAAGGAGCTTCCTGCCCCATTTTCGAGCTGTAAGAACGGGTGTCACAGGCCCCAGGGATTTATCACTGCGATTTTTGTCCAGTTTGTTGGATTTTGACCTTTCCTGCTGGTTCTGCCAGCAAATCTTGTTGCTGGGTCGCTGCTGAGGAGCCACAacaggctgggaagcagcatcCAAACTGGCTTCTGATGGGGCTGAAACTCCAGGAGCTGAAACAGAGCATGGGACAGTGAGACCACCACAGGCACCCCAAGAAATCAAAGCCTGGGGTGCTTTGATTGGTATTGTCCAAGGGGTAACCAGGAAACCTGCCTCTCACACACTGTGAGGGTGCCTGTTCGCTCTGGAACCCAACGATGACACTTCACTACttgccagggcagggagtgagAGGAGGGATTGGCAGACCTGAACCAGCCCACAactctttttcagcttttaagtGCAAATCCAGGTTGTTTTCCCCTATAGAAATGAGGCGTGGAGTCTCCTTTGCACCCCAAAATCTGGGAGAAACAAGGAAAACCAGTCCAAGGGCAACTTGTGGGTGGCACTGTGGGATCAAACCAGTGACCACCACAGCCCCCCCAACCCCAGTAATGTGGGATCTGTAAATAAAGAAGCTTTCAGGGTGGGTTCACACCTGCCCTCTCAATATGAACACCGAGCAAGTAAACACAGTCCTCACCTCAGTCAATGAGGACAAGAATAGAAATTATAAAAGACAGAGGCTATCATGGACAGAAATCTTCCTCATTAACCCTAATTCCCTAATTGCCATCTCCCCAAAACCATCCCTGCACCGGGAGGAAACCACACAGCCCATGTTTGcatcagaaaagctgaaaaacagacaaatccatgcattttttattattttggctGCAAAAACCTATGAGGCTGTCAAGGCCGCGGCAGTGAGAGAGTGGGGCTGGTGCTGTCTGCCTGTGAAGCTGCTATTTTAAGGTTGTATTTGCTTCACTCAAACTGCAGAAAAtctgggaagctgctgggaaaTGGCTTCCTGTTCCCTGCAACACCCCACTCTGATTTTCTTCCCCAAATGGACTAAAAGTAGGGGCACGTGGTGTTATTTTATCCCTTTCTCCTCCCCGTTTTTCAATCCCAAGGCAAACAGAGCATACCCAAGGCTGGGGGTCTCCCTGCTTTATGTCTAgatggtaaaaaaagaaaaaaacaaaaagtgaaaatcCGGGTTTGAGCCAAAGGCACTGAATCCTGAAGAGCCTCAGACTCCACTGCAGGGCTGAAACCTCACAGTCCTCCCCAGAAATCCCCACTGAGCTGTGCTATGGGGAAATAACATTCCATTTCTCCTGCAGAGAAGCTGTCCTAGGGCCTTGGCCAGAGATAAAAGCAACAGGTTAAAAGCCAGCTCAGCCCaaaaggagaggagcaggaaggaggtCTGACTGGCTTGGAAATAACAGGGGCGAATGGGAggtttggaggaaaaaattccagcaaACCTGCAGGATCTGCAAATCCTGGCACACACCCTTGTGCAATGTACTGAtttgggggggagggaaggggggaacCCACCTTTTTGTCGTTCCAATATCAGAAGCCATCACCAGACCCTCCCAAAATCATCCCCTCCCCGAGTGGGAAATTAGGGAATTTCCCCTCTGGCCGGTGGGTTTCCGCGCTGGGGGTCGGGCTGCCGCGTGGGGATGGGGGGCTCGATTTCCCCCCCGGTTTCCCATCCCTGCCGGGGCACGGAGCGAGCGCACGGAGCCGGCGGGGGCCGATCACCGGCGGGGGCCGATCACCGGCGGCTCCCCGCGTGCTCGGGGAGGTGGAGCAGCCCACGGAGAGCCGCGtccccgcagccgccgccgccgccgtcgcTCCCGCAGCATCAGGCGCAGGCGGCACCCGGAACGCGGCGGCTCCTCGGCTCCGCATCCTCCGTGGGCAGCCGGCTCGGACACGGCGGCCGCGTCCCGCTGCCGGGCCAGGGGCTTCACCCCGTgcgcggggccgtgcggggACACCCCCCAAACCGGCTTCGGGGCTTGGGGGGGGTGGTCCCGCGGCTTGCGAGCGAGGCCGGGATTAGCGGAGCGGAGCCGAGATGCTGCCCTGGCGCCGGAGCAAGTTCGTGCTGGTGGAAAATGAACGTAAGTGCAAAGGCAAGAGcctggggccggggctgagctACGCGGCGCTGCTGGCCGGCTTCCTCCGCTCCTGCCCGGACCTGCTGCCCGAGTGCCCGCTGGAGCGCCTGGGCAGCGTCTTCCGCGGGAAGCGCCAGAAAGTGGAGCTCAACAAGGAGGACCCGACGTACACGGTGCGGTACCTGGGCAACGCCGTCACCCTGCACGCCAAGGGCGAGGGCTGCACCGAGGAGGCGGTGGGCAAGATCTGGGCCAAGAGCGAGGCGGGCGCCGGCGGGGCCAAGATGAAGCTGACGCTGGGCCCTCATGGCATCCGCATGACGCCCTGCGAGAAGGGGGCCCGCCGGCCGGGCCACGCGTACCTGCTGCACCGCATCACCTACTGCGCCGCCGACCGCCGGCACCCCAAGGTGTTCGCCTGGGTGTACCGGCACCAGGTGAAGAACAAGGCCGTGGTGCTGCGCTGCCACGCCGTGCTGGTCTCCAAGGCCGACAAGGCGCGCGCCATGGCCCTGCTCCTCTACCAGACCTCGGCCTCGGCCTTCAACGAGTTCAAGCGCCTCAAGAGACAGAGCGATTTCCGCCacgtgcagcagcagctcctgggcgACGCCATCGTGCCCTTGGTGCCCCTGCGCAGGCTGCTCAACGCCAAGTGTCCCTACCGCCCGCCGGCCGAGCGGGCCCGCTGCGCCCCTCGGCTCAGCTCC
The Sylvia atricapilla isolate bSylAtr1 chromosome 22, bSylAtr1.pri, whole genome shotgun sequence genome window above contains:
- the FAM43B gene encoding protein FAM43B; this encodes MLPWRRSKFVLVENERKCKGKSLGPGLSYAALLAGFLRSCPDLLPECPLERLGSVFRGKRQKVELNKEDPTYTVRYLGNAVTLHAKGEGCTEEAVGKIWAKSEAGAGGAKMKLTLGPHGIRMTPCEKGARRPGHAYLLHRITYCAADRRHPKVFAWVYRHQVKNKAVVLRCHAVLVSKADKARAMALLLYQTSASAFNEFKRLKRQSDFRHVQQQLLGDAIVPLVPLRRLLNAKCPYRPPAERARCAPRLSSILEEEEDEAFGAGTPLGDPERAAVLRLASDMRGCSLRGPRPAVC